A stretch of Paenibacillus peoriae DNA encodes these proteins:
- a CDS encoding DUF1836 domain-containing protein, translating to MESFTLTRRDMAHLLLAMEGRRELQPLAVLQDAWRRTHGHLARSGSAMPTFLYTDVTPVLDKIIKGKHSAAFSLQEIVSLGQLVEYSHVSLASMQNWVKRDFKEFLGAPKIGKKYSVNQAAILLIVEDLKSCLDFESIRQLFHILFQQPEDDTDDLIQPVDLYAAYSTLFEELDANGDQLLDVAGAGYVKDNGDSVTVQQRQEGATEELLVQAADQYTSRLQHLTPNQCEAVRNTLLVAAVAVQNSYFLSMARRYVNATLFLDFQG from the coding sequence ATGGAGTCTTTTACCCTTACTCGTCGTGATATGGCCCATTTGCTGCTGGCCATGGAAGGTCGCCGCGAATTGCAGCCTTTGGCCGTTCTGCAGGACGCCTGGAGGCGCACTCATGGCCATCTCGCCCGCTCCGGGAGCGCGATGCCGACATTTTTATACACCGATGTGACACCTGTGCTAGATAAAATCATCAAGGGAAAGCACAGCGCAGCCTTTTCGCTGCAAGAGATTGTTTCCCTGGGGCAACTAGTCGAGTACAGCCATGTGTCACTAGCATCTATGCAAAATTGGGTCAAACGCGACTTCAAGGAATTTCTCGGCGCTCCGAAGATCGGCAAAAAATACTCGGTCAACCAGGCAGCTATATTGCTCATTGTAGAAGATTTAAAATCATGTCTTGATTTTGAATCCATTCGTCAGCTATTTCATATCCTGTTCCAACAGCCCGAAGATGATACGGACGATCTGATCCAGCCGGTTGATTTGTACGCCGCATATTCAACTTTGTTTGAGGAGCTGGATGCGAACGGAGACCAACTGCTCGATGTTGCTGGTGCAGGCTATGTAAAGGATAACGGAGATTCCGTTACAGTACAGCAGCGTCAGGAAGGTGCGACAGAGGAGTTGCTGGTTCAGGCGGCTGATCAATACACCAGTCGTTTACAGCATTTGACCCCTAACCAGTGTGAAGCAGTGCGTAATACTTTGCTGGTGGCAGCAGTAGCGGTGCAAAATAGTTATTTTTTGTCCATGGCACGTCGGTATGTGAATGCGACGTTGTTTCTGGACTTCCAAGGGTAA
- a CDS encoding hemolysin family protein, giving the protein MNEKGMSENYMGIGVSLFLFAVLILFSAFFVATEFAIIKIRSSRVDQLVVENRKNALALQKVVNNLDGYLSACQLGITITALGLGWLGEPTVVKLLEPLFQQLNINGDFSHILAFIISFVIVTYLHVVIGELAPKTLAIRKAEAVSLLTSPVIVWFNRIMYPFIWLLNGSANRLVRLFGLQPASEHEEAHSQEEIQIILSESVESGKINNTEYGYVNRIFAFDETVAKEIMVPRTDMVCLFTNRSLKENMLTIHEEQYTRFPVATDSKDQIIGMINTKQLFLEYDRNPELVFDSLIQPILTVPEVIPVNTLLKRMQKEQVHIALLVDEYGGTSGLITIEDILEEIVGEIRDEFDKDERKEIEKLTENSYLMDGKVMLSDLSDLTGLTLDDEDVDTVGGWVYSRVPEPRQGKEFIEEDVKFIIREMGKNRIRRVEIILHYTSPASELEAESDTSSRE; this is encoded by the coding sequence TTGAACGAAAAAGGGATGAGTGAAAATTATATGGGTATAGGTGTCAGTCTATTTTTGTTTGCGGTGTTGATTTTATTTAGTGCTTTCTTCGTGGCTACCGAGTTTGCGATTATTAAAATCCGTTCCAGCCGGGTCGATCAGCTGGTTGTGGAGAACCGTAAAAACGCACTGGCGCTACAAAAGGTCGTCAATAATCTGGACGGCTACCTGTCCGCCTGTCAGCTTGGTATTACGATTACAGCGTTGGGACTCGGCTGGCTCGGTGAACCGACCGTAGTCAAATTGCTGGAGCCTCTCTTTCAACAGCTCAACATCAATGGGGATTTTTCACATATCCTGGCCTTTATTATTTCATTCGTCATTGTAACTTACCTGCACGTGGTGATCGGCGAACTGGCTCCCAAAACATTGGCGATCCGCAAAGCGGAAGCTGTCAGTTTGTTAACCTCTCCAGTCATCGTGTGGTTTAACCGGATTATGTATCCGTTTATTTGGCTCCTTAACGGCTCGGCCAATCGTCTGGTTCGTCTGTTTGGTCTTCAACCGGCTAGTGAGCATGAAGAAGCGCACTCTCAGGAAGAAATTCAGATCATTTTGTCCGAAAGCGTGGAAAGTGGTAAGATCAATAACACCGAATATGGCTACGTAAATCGTATCTTTGCTTTTGACGAGACCGTTGCCAAAGAAATTATGGTGCCACGTACAGATATGGTATGCTTGTTTACGAATCGCTCGCTAAAAGAAAACATGCTGACTATTCACGAAGAGCAGTATACCCGTTTTCCGGTGGCGACAGATAGCAAGGATCAGATCATTGGTATGATTAATACCAAACAGCTATTCCTTGAGTATGATCGCAATCCCGAGCTTGTTTTCGACAGCCTGATTCAACCGATCTTGACCGTTCCGGAAGTTATCCCCGTCAACACACTGCTGAAACGTATGCAGAAGGAGCAGGTTCATATCGCTCTCCTGGTCGATGAATACGGTGGAACCTCCGGTCTTATTACCATCGAGGACATTTTGGAGGAGATTGTTGGCGAAATTCGGGACGAATTTGATAAGGATGAACGGAAGGAAATCGAGAAACTGACGGAGAACAGTTATTTGATGGATGGTAAAGTGATGCTTTCCGATCTGAGTGATCTGACTGGCTTGACATTGGACGATGAAGACGTGGATACTGTCGGAGGGTGGGTGTATAGCCGGGTTCCGGAACCTAGACAGGGCAAGGAATTCATAGAAGAAGATGTGAAATTTATCATTCGTGAAATGGGTAAAAATCGTATTCGTCGGGTGGAGATTATTTTACACTACACATCCCCCGCATCTGAATTGGAAGCAGAATCGGACACTTCTTCCCGGGAATGA
- the bacA gene encoding undecaprenyl-diphosphate phosphatase, translated as MDILSSIIMGIIEGLTEFLPVSSTGHMILTADLLGLNTENDTVKTFEVIVQLGAVLAVVVLYWRRFLSLFDFRRKISSQPRLNLLHIILAMIPAGLIGVLFRDVIKQYLFGPETVLYSLVIGGLLMIAAEKFHPPIRSHTLDEITYKQAFTIGLFQVLALWPGFSRSGSTMSGGLFARVSHTAAAEFTFLVSVPVMLGASGIDMIKSMDHLSMSDFPVFAAGFITSFIVGMLAIKTFLGLLKRLSLTTFAIYRFVLAAVFFFIIL; from the coding sequence GTGGATATTTTATCTTCTATTATTATGGGAATTATTGAAGGGCTGACAGAGTTTTTGCCGGTCTCTTCGACGGGTCACATGATCCTCACGGCTGATCTTCTAGGATTAAACACAGAGAATGATACGGTCAAAACGTTTGAGGTTATCGTGCAATTAGGTGCTGTGCTGGCAGTCGTCGTATTATACTGGCGCAGATTCCTGAGCCTGTTTGATTTCAGACGCAAAATCTCGAGTCAGCCACGTCTAAACCTGTTACATATTATTTTAGCCATGATCCCAGCTGGGCTAATTGGCGTACTGTTCCGTGATGTAATTAAGCAATACCTGTTTGGTCCTGAAACGGTTCTCTATAGTTTAGTCATCGGAGGCCTGTTGATGATTGCGGCCGAGAAATTTCATCCGCCCATTAGATCACATACGTTGGATGAGATCACGTACAAACAGGCTTTTACCATCGGTCTGTTCCAAGTCCTAGCTCTATGGCCAGGCTTCTCCCGTTCAGGCTCAACCATGTCTGGGGGCCTATTCGCACGTGTAAGTCATACGGCAGCCGCGGAATTTACATTCCTCGTATCGGTTCCGGTCATGCTGGGTGCATCGGGTATTGATATGATTAAAAGTATGGATCATCTGTCTATGAGTGATTTTCCGGTGTTCGCAGCAGGCTTTATTACTTCCTTTATCGTCGGGATGCTGGCGATCAAAACATTCCTCGGTCTGCTCAAACGCTTGAGTCTGACTACGTTCGCCATTTACCGCTTCGTGCTGGCGGCTGTGTTCTTTTTCATTATTTTATAA
- a CDS encoding thioredoxin family protein, giving the protein MERIESQQQYQDLINGDGLTVVKFDTTWCPDCKTLDKFMDGIIEENADKRFFALDAEKFQPIADENQVRGIPSLLVFRNGEKIAHLHSKYAKTPAQISEYLTTLESKQ; this is encoded by the coding sequence ATGGAACGCATCGAATCTCAGCAGCAATATCAGGATTTAATTAACGGTGACGGTCTGACCGTCGTGAAATTTGATACAACCTGGTGTCCGGATTGCAAGACACTGGATAAATTTATGGACGGCATTATAGAAGAAAACGCGGATAAGCGTTTCTTTGCGCTTGATGCGGAGAAATTCCAGCCGATTGCCGACGAAAATCAAGTGCGCGGCATTCCGAGTCTGCTCGTGTTCCGAAATGGCGAAAAAATTGCTCATTTGCACAGCAAATACGCTAAAACGCCAGCTCAAATCTCGGAATATTTGACTACGCTGGAATCCAAACAATAA
- a CDS encoding aldo/keto reductase, protein MKRNRLGSSDLLVGEIGLGCMSVGTEEQQAVYLIHEALDKGVNLLDTADLYQHGRNEEIVGAAIRGRRQDVILATKVGNRRLPGQEGWGWDPSKKYILSAVKESLSRLGTDYIDLYQLHGGTINDPIDETIEAFEQLQREGVIRYYGISSIRPHVIREYVKRSNIVSVMNQYSLLDRRAEEEVLSLLQERGISVIARGPVASGVLADKGEEKAAKGYLDYEEAELLDVRKQLKAFAGADRSMGQTAIRYSLSHPTVAAVIPGASSLGQLEHNISAADIALLTQQERQALQQISRANRYDAQYR, encoded by the coding sequence ATGAAAAGAAACCGCCTAGGATCATCAGATTTGCTGGTAGGTGAGATTGGCCTGGGATGTATGTCGGTCGGTACGGAGGAGCAGCAAGCTGTTTACTTGATTCATGAAGCGTTGGATAAAGGCGTAAACCTGTTGGATACGGCCGATTTGTACCAGCACGGACGCAATGAAGAAATTGTGGGTGCAGCGATCCGTGGACGGCGACAGGATGTCATCCTGGCGACCAAGGTCGGCAATCGGCGTCTACCGGGGCAGGAGGGCTGGGGATGGGACCCATCCAAGAAATATATTCTGTCTGCTGTTAAAGAGAGCCTGAGCCGCCTGGGAACGGACTATATCGACCTGTATCAGCTGCATGGAGGGACAATTAACGATCCGATAGACGAAACCATTGAGGCTTTTGAGCAGCTACAGCGGGAGGGCGTCATCCGTTATTATGGTATTTCCTCCATTCGCCCGCACGTCATCCGTGAATATGTCAAACGCTCGAATATCGTTAGTGTTATGAATCAGTATAGTTTACTGGACCGACGTGCAGAGGAAGAGGTACTGTCTTTGCTTCAGGAGCGGGGAATCAGCGTGATTGCACGTGGACCCGTAGCGAGCGGTGTATTGGCTGATAAGGGGGAAGAAAAGGCAGCGAAGGGATACCTAGACTACGAAGAAGCAGAGCTGCTGGACGTGCGTAAGCAATTAAAGGCTTTTGCAGGGGCGGACCGTAGTATGGGGCAGACAGCTATCCGTTATAGCCTTTCACATCCGACTGTCGCTGCTGTGATCCCGGGTGCAAGCTCTTTGGGACAATTGGAGCATAATATTTCTGCTGCAGATATTGCACTGCTAACTCAACAAGAGCGGCAGGCGCTACAGCAAATTAGCCGAGCCAATCGTTATGATGCGCAATACCGCTGA
- a CDS encoding alpha/beta hydrolase — protein MKGHVDEIPLDGYLVHVYTPPISMNHNELYPVLYVQDGSSLFLSGLDELERGFSTGELPRVVLVGIQPVNRLDDYTPWKAAALVEGRPTFGGGGDAYLAFVVTKVMPYVEAKYPVHTGTEHTGIIGASLGGLISMYAVFQYKDVFGRVGSISGSYWYPGMIDYMQSASCATVRDGTQRFYISVGTREGEGKTNVQKDMVPLTLQAYELLRTQGLDAKDVLLELDQDAVHRVDCFQRQFPKAVQWLFG, from the coding sequence ATGAAAGGTCATGTAGATGAAATTCCATTAGATGGGTACCTTGTGCACGTTTATACACCTCCCATCTCCATGAATCATAATGAGCTGTATCCGGTGCTGTATGTGCAGGATGGCAGCTCTTTATTTCTAAGCGGGTTGGATGAGCTGGAAAGAGGTTTTTCTACGGGAGAGCTGCCCCGTGTGGTGCTGGTGGGTATTCAGCCCGTAAATCGGCTGGATGATTATACGCCTTGGAAGGCAGCTGCTTTAGTAGAAGGAAGACCTACTTTTGGTGGTGGTGGAGATGCCTATCTGGCGTTTGTGGTTACAAAAGTAATGCCATACGTCGAGGCAAAATATCCAGTGCATACTGGAACGGAGCATACGGGCATTATCGGCGCCTCATTGGGCGGATTAATTTCCATGTATGCCGTCTTCCAGTATAAGGACGTATTCGGACGCGTCGGTTCTATCTCAGGCTCGTATTGGTATCCGGGTATGATTGATTATATGCAATCTGCATCATGTGCAACTGTGAGGGATGGGACACAACGCTTTTATATATCTGTCGGGACCCGTGAAGGTGAAGGAAAGACGAATGTACAAAAAGATATGGTTCCGCTCACCCTCCAGGCATACGAGTTGCTGCGGACACAGGGACTGGATGCAAAAGATGTGCTTCTTGAGCTGGATCAGGATGCGGTACATCGTGTGGATTGTTTTCAGCGTCAATTTCCTAAGGCCGTTCAATGGCTGTTCGGATAG
- a CDS encoding siderophore ABC transporter substrate-binding protein, whose product MKKNMMFLTLMLALVLIASACGKAAPATQETTGNGSSAATTESKTISVKHALDENPVQVKVNPKNVVVFDFGSLDTLDKLGVDVAAVAQQDLPTYLSKYKDSKYASAGTLFEPDYEKISDLSPELIIIGGRQADAYKELSKIAPTISMAVDTKDYIHSFKKNVETLGQIFDKEDAAKQELAAIDSSIKGVHDKAVASKAKGLIVLTNEGSLSAYGSQSRFGIIHDAFGVTPVDPGIKVSTHGQKVSFEYVQQKNPDYIFVVDRGAVVVEEGKEQVTGKQTMENELVKKTNAFKNGHIVYLDPNYWYLSGNGLESVSEMIKEIDAAL is encoded by the coding sequence ATGAAGAAAAATATGATGTTTTTAACGCTGATGCTTGCATTGGTACTGATCGCGTCAGCCTGTGGCAAAGCAGCTCCGGCAACACAAGAGACGACTGGAAACGGCTCCTCTGCTGCAACAACGGAATCCAAAACCATCTCGGTCAAACACGCACTGGATGAAAACCCGGTCCAAGTCAAAGTTAACCCCAAAAATGTCGTTGTCTTTGATTTTGGTTCATTGGATACGCTCGATAAGCTGGGTGTTGACGTTGCGGCAGTGGCGCAGCAGGATCTTCCTACGTATTTGAGCAAATATAAAGATTCCAAATATGCAAGTGCGGGCACGCTGTTTGAACCGGATTACGAGAAAATCAGTGATCTGTCTCCTGAACTGATCATCATCGGCGGCAGACAAGCTGATGCATATAAAGAGTTGAGCAAAATTGCACCGACCATTTCGATGGCGGTAGACACCAAGGATTATATCCATTCCTTTAAGAAAAACGTTGAAACACTGGGGCAAATCTTCGACAAAGAGGATGCTGCCAAGCAGGAACTGGCTGCGATTGATAGCTCCATCAAGGGCGTACATGACAAGGCTGTAGCGAGCAAAGCTAAAGGACTGATCGTGCTGACAAATGAAGGAAGCCTGAGCGCATATGGCTCACAATCCCGTTTCGGTATCATTCATGATGCTTTTGGCGTAACCCCTGTAGATCCTGGCATTAAAGTATCCACGCATGGACAAAAGGTTTCTTTTGAATATGTACAGCAAAAAAATCCGGATTATATTTTTGTCGTTGACCGTGGGGCTGTGGTGGTCGAAGAAGGCAAGGAACAGGTTACAGGCAAACAAACCATGGAGAATGAACTGGTGAAGAAAACCAATGCATTTAAAAACGGTCATATTGTATACCTTGATCCTAACTACTGGTACCTATCAGGTAATGGTCTGGAATCCGTATCTGAAATGATCAAGGAAATTGATGCTGCACTGTAA
- a CDS encoding iron ABC transporter ATP-binding protein, with amino-acid sequence MVEVKNVTKRYGNKNVVDQVSVTVPKGTITSFIGPNGAGKSTLLSMISRLTDSDEGEILIDGQAVSLTKSEELARKISILKQTNDVNIRLTVKELVSFGRFPYSKGRLNSEDRKMVEQSMAYMGLEDMKDKHIDLLSGGQRQRAFIAMILAQDTEYILLDEPLNNLDMKHSVQIMKTLRGLVDDLGKTILVVLHDINFASCYSDYIVGMKDGRLLKQGTADEMIDSQVLKDLYDMDIPIQQIGDHKICVYFT; translated from the coding sequence ATGGTAGAAGTCAAAAACGTAACCAAACGCTACGGGAATAAAAATGTGGTGGATCAGGTATCTGTCACTGTACCTAAAGGCACGATTACCTCCTTTATTGGACCTAACGGCGCTGGAAAAAGCACCTTGTTGTCGATGATCAGTCGCCTGACTGACAGTGATGAGGGAGAAATCCTCATTGACGGGCAGGCCGTGAGCCTGACGAAAAGTGAGGAGCTAGCTCGGAAGATATCGATTTTAAAACAGACCAACGATGTCAACATCCGCTTAACCGTGAAGGAACTAGTCAGTTTCGGTCGTTTTCCGTATTCCAAGGGCAGATTGAACAGCGAGGATCGCAAAATGGTGGAGCAATCTATGGCTTACATGGGACTGGAGGATATGAAGGACAAGCATATTGATTTGCTTAGTGGGGGACAGCGACAACGGGCTTTTATTGCCATGATTTTGGCTCAGGACACAGAATACATCCTCCTGGATGAGCCACTGAACAATCTGGATATGAAGCATTCGGTTCAGATTATGAAGACGTTGCGTGGTTTAGTTGATGATCTCGGCAAAACGATTCTAGTCGTGCTGCACGACATTAATTTTGCATCCTGCTATTCAGACTATATTGTGGGGATGAAGGATGGCAGGTTGCTAAAACAAGGAACGGCAGACGAGATGATTGATAGTCAGGTATTAAAGGACTTGTACGATATGGATATTCCGATTCAACAGATTGGTGACCATAAAATTTGCGTTTATTTCACTTAG
- a CDS encoding iron chelate uptake ABC transporter family permease subunit, which produces MNPKLKIGILAAAALVLIAAFVFIDLPHTWHYALPRRLKKIAAFILTGGSIAFATVIFQTVTNNKILTPGIIGLDSLYMLIQTTIIFAFGSVPLISTSKELNFLLSVGLMVLFAGLLYKLIFRKDGRGIYVLLLIGLVFGTLFNSLSTFMEVLIDPNEFAKIQDKSFASFSNVNTELLWLSVFVLVLVFAYAWRFIKYLDVLSLGREHAINLGLPYGFIIKRLLIIVAILISISTALVGPITFLGLIVANVAYQVMKTYQHRYIIPTSICVSVIALAGCQLLAERVFDLSTTVSVIINFIGGVYFLYLLLRENKSW; this is translated from the coding sequence ATGAATCCTAAATTAAAAATCGGCATATTAGCCGCTGCCGCGCTTGTGTTGATTGCTGCTTTCGTGTTTATAGATCTTCCGCATACCTGGCATTACGCGCTGCCACGACGATTGAAAAAGATCGCAGCTTTCATTCTGACAGGTGGCTCCATTGCTTTTGCAACCGTTATTTTCCAGACGGTTACGAATAATAAGATTTTGACTCCGGGTATTATCGGCCTGGATTCACTGTACATGCTGATTCAGACGACGATTATTTTTGCATTTGGCTCCGTCCCGTTGATTTCGACCAGCAAAGAATTAAACTTCTTGCTGTCGGTGGGGCTGATGGTGCTGTTCGCAGGACTGCTATACAAATTAATTTTCCGCAAAGATGGACGTGGGATTTATGTACTTTTGCTGATTGGTCTGGTGTTCGGCACACTATTCAACAGTCTGTCTACCTTTATGGAGGTACTGATTGATCCAAACGAATTTGCGAAAATCCAGGACAAGAGCTTTGCCAGCTTTAGTAATGTAAACACCGAACTGTTATGGCTTTCTGTATTCGTGCTTGTGCTCGTATTTGCTTATGCGTGGAGATTCATCAAGTATCTGGACGTGCTGTCGCTCGGACGAGAGCATGCGATTAATTTAGGTCTCCCTTATGGTTTTATTATCAAAAGGCTGCTAATTATCGTAGCGATTCTCATTTCCATTTCTACAGCGCTTGTCGGGCCGATTACGTTTCTCGGATTAATTGTGGCCAATGTGGCTTATCAGGTGATGAAAACCTATCAGCATCGTTATATTATTCCGACCTCTATCTGTGTCAGTGTTATTGCGTTGGCAGGATGCCAACTGCTGGCAGAAAGAGTATTCGACTTATCGACAACAGTCAGCGTCATTATTAACTTTATCGGGGGGGTGTACTTCCTGTACCTTTTGCTGCGGGAGAATAAGTCATGGTAG
- a CDS encoding ABC transporter permease: MKLRYLILAFLVLAFASVFIGVHDVTPLDLFHLTNDQAQVLLISRFPRLISIIIAGASMSICGLIMQQLTRNRFVSPTTAGTMDAARLGVLMAIMVFGAAGFWTKMLTAFGFALGGTLIFMKILDKIRFKDPVFIPLVGLMFGGILNSVTTFFAYKYNLIQGISSWMQGDFSLIMSGRYEMLYLSVPLVALTYIYANRFTIAGMGEDFAANLGVHYKRTVNVGLVIVALVSSVVILTVGTIPFLGLVVPNLVSMYMGDNLKKSLAHTAILGAVFVLFCDILGRVIIYPYEISVGLTVGVIGSALFLYLLLRRRAYES, encoded by the coding sequence ATGAAATTGCGCTATTTAATACTGGCTTTTCTGGTACTGGCTTTCGCCTCGGTTTTTATTGGTGTTCATGATGTAACTCCACTTGATTTGTTCCACTTAACCAACGATCAGGCGCAGGTACTCCTGATTAGCAGATTCCCACGATTGATCAGTATCATTATCGCAGGGGCGAGTATGAGTATCTGTGGATTGATCATGCAGCAGCTTACCCGGAACCGATTTGTTTCTCCCACCACTGCAGGGACGATGGATGCGGCACGATTGGGTGTGCTGATGGCTATTATGGTGTTTGGAGCAGCGGGATTTTGGACGAAGATGCTGACGGCTTTCGGATTTGCTCTAGGGGGAACACTGATTTTCATGAAAATACTGGATAAAATCCGTTTCAAGGACCCGGTATTTATCCCGCTTGTCGGCTTGATGTTTGGAGGTATTTTAAATTCGGTAACGACCTTTTTTGCTTACAAATACAATCTGATCCAGGGCATTTCTTCGTGGATGCAGGGGGATTTTTCTCTAATCATGAGTGGTCGCTATGAGATGCTATATCTTAGTGTTCCTTTGGTTGCGCTGACGTACATATATGCGAATCGTTTCACAATTGCAGGCATGGGCGAGGATTTTGCGGCGAATTTGGGCGTACATTACAAGCGCACCGTCAATGTCGGGTTAGTGATCGTGGCTTTGGTTTCCTCTGTTGTCATCTTAACGGTCGGGACAATTCCCTTTTTGGGGCTGGTTGTACCTAATCTCGTCAGTATGTATATGGGGGATAATCTGAAAAAAAGCCTGGCCCATACAGCGATCTTGGGCGCCGTCTTTGTGCTGTTTTGCGACATTCTGGGACGGGTGATCATTTATCCGTATGAAATTTCTGTAGGGCTTACGGTGGGTGTGATCGGGAGCGCGTTGTTCTTGTATTTGCTGCTGAGGAGAAGGGCCTATGAATCCTAA
- a CDS encoding response regulator transcription factor, giving the protein MNHILIVEDDIALSNGIVLALKEPNNVFTQTYDTAAAKEQLNITAFDLVILDVNLPDGNGLDLLTHIRKTKALPVIVLTANDMETDIVTGLELGADDYITKPFSLMILRARVGVQLKKSKYSLADSIQLGDFSFSFERMEFNKNDIPIELSKTEQKLLRILINNRGNTVSRDHLIDSIWTDGAEYVGENALSVTIKRLRDKLEDHPSSPQYIKTVYGLGYTWALK; this is encoded by the coding sequence ATGAATCACATACTAATCGTCGAGGACGATATCGCCTTGAGTAACGGTATTGTTCTTGCTCTTAAAGAACCTAACAACGTATTTACACAAACGTATGACACTGCTGCTGCAAAAGAACAATTGAACATCACTGCTTTTGACCTAGTGATACTTGATGTAAACTTGCCGGATGGGAATGGACTCGACCTCTTAACCCATATACGTAAAACAAAAGCTTTACCAGTCATTGTTCTGACTGCGAATGATATGGAAACAGATATTGTCACTGGTCTTGAGCTGGGTGCTGATGACTACATCACCAAACCCTTCAGTCTGATGATACTGAGAGCAAGAGTTGGTGTTCAGCTTAAGAAATCCAAATACTCGCTTGCAGACTCCATTCAGCTAGGTGATTTTTCCTTCTCATTTGAGAGGATGGAATTTAATAAGAATGATATACCGATTGAACTAAGTAAAACGGAGCAAAAATTGTTGCGCATTCTAATCAACAATCGAGGAAATACCGTTTCGCGTGATCATTTAATAGACAGCATCTGGACTGACGGGGCTGAATATGTAGGTGAAAATGCCTTGTCGGTTACGATAAAAAGGCTACGTGACAAGCTCGAGGATCATCCTTCTTCCCCACAATATATTAAAACGGTTTATGGGCTGGGCTACACATGGGCGTTGAAATGA
- a CDS encoding sensor histidine kinase, with protein MTTLLYICIGIAVVAVCTAVGAIMLYRRSIHKTMKTIENMLDAAINGSFSEDVFDESVLSSIEAKFVRFLSICSVSSKNLLAEKNKINELISDISHQTKTPLANILLYSQLLSEYELSQDTSTCVKALSTQAEKLNFLIQALLKTSRLETGIITVAPRQESVHKLLDAALEQITPKADAKGISVIREDTVIHAYFDLKWTSEAVYNIMDNAIKYTETGGSMDIKVMAYELFCRIDITDSGIGIAEEEQGKIFTRFYRSPTVNSQEGVGIGLFLAREIIAAEGGYIKVRSHYGRGSTFSIFLSMDT; from the coding sequence ATGACAACACTCCTATATATATGTATTGGAATTGCCGTTGTTGCTGTATGCACCGCTGTGGGTGCTATTATGCTGTATCGCAGGAGCATCCATAAAACAATGAAAACCATTGAGAACATGCTGGATGCCGCGATAAATGGCAGCTTCTCAGAGGATGTCTTTGATGAATCCGTTCTTTCTTCAATAGAAGCTAAATTCGTGAGATTTCTTTCCATTTGTTCCGTGTCCTCCAAAAATCTGCTTGCTGAAAAGAATAAAATAAATGAGCTGATTTCCGATATTTCACACCAAACGAAAACACCATTGGCCAACATCCTGCTTTATTCCCAACTACTTAGCGAATACGAACTATCACAGGATACCTCCACTTGTGTGAAAGCTCTATCAACACAGGCCGAAAAGCTTAATTTCCTAATCCAGGCATTGTTGAAAACATCGCGGCTTGAAACGGGGATTATCACGGTAGCGCCAAGGCAAGAATCTGTTCATAAGCTCCTTGATGCTGCACTGGAGCAAATAACGCCAAAAGCAGATGCCAAAGGGATTTCAGTTATTAGGGAGGACACCGTTATTCATGCTTATTTTGACCTAAAGTGGACCAGTGAAGCTGTCTATAACATTATGGATAACGCTATAAAATATACAGAGACAGGCGGAAGCATGGATATAAAAGTGATGGCATACGAATTGTTTTGTCGAATTGATATTACTGATAGCGGCATAGGCATTGCAGAAGAAGAACAAGGGAAGATCTTTACCCGCTTTTATCGCTCCCCTACTGTTAACTCGCAGGAGGGTGTCGGGATTGGACTGTTTTTAGCTAGAGAAATCATCGCTGCGGAGGGTGGGTACATCAAAGTACGGTCACACTACGGCCGTGGTTCTACCTTCTCTATTTTTCTTTCTATGGATACTTAA